A single region of the Arthrobacter sp. V1I7 genome encodes:
- a CDS encoding ABC transporter ATP-binding protein, whose amino-acid sequence MTALSGLELSIGDSEFVCLLGPSGCGKSTALNVIAGFVQATDGAATVDRKYIEGPGTDRGVVFQNANVFPWLTVEKNVGFGLTLKTAKGRRDNGEKVATILKRVGLEGFEDALPMELSGGMLQRVGIARALVNDPSVLLMDEPFGALDAQTRIIMQELVLELWEQQRKTVLFVTHDIDEALLLGDRVVVMSARPGRITEDIRVKLPRPRSYAMTTTPEFMALKAHLFDSLHSEAVRADRLEARA is encoded by the coding sequence GTGACTGCCCTTAGTGGACTGGAGTTGTCTATCGGCGACAGTGAGTTTGTCTGCCTGCTCGGCCCCAGCGGATGCGGTAAGTCCACGGCACTGAACGTCATTGCCGGATTTGTCCAGGCAACGGACGGCGCTGCCACCGTGGACCGGAAATACATTGAAGGCCCCGGCACCGACCGGGGCGTTGTCTTCCAGAACGCCAATGTCTTCCCCTGGCTGACGGTGGAGAAGAATGTCGGCTTCGGGCTCACCCTGAAGACCGCCAAAGGCCGGCGCGACAATGGGGAGAAAGTCGCGACGATCCTGAAAAGAGTGGGCCTCGAAGGCTTCGAAGATGCCCTACCGATGGAACTTTCCGGAGGCATGCTTCAGCGTGTGGGAATTGCCCGCGCCCTGGTGAACGATCCGTCCGTCCTCCTCATGGACGAGCCTTTCGGCGCCCTTGACGCACAGACGCGCATCATCATGCAGGAACTGGTCCTGGAACTCTGGGAACAGCAGCGCAAGACCGTGCTTTTCGTAACCCATGACATCGACGAAGCACTGCTTCTTGGAGACCGCGTCGTCGTGATGTCAGCGCGGCCCGGCAGGATCACAGAAGACATCCGGGTTAAGCTCCCCCGTCCCCGCAGTTACGCCATGACCACCACCCCCGAATTCATGGCGCTGAAAGCCCACCTATTCGACAGCCTGCACTCCGAGGCTGTCCGCGCGGACCGCCTCGAAGCTCGCGCCTGA
- a CDS encoding dihydrodipicolinate synthase family protein, with protein MDRNDVQWAGYWSALVTPFTEEGKLDEEAFARVTDITVSQGAHGILVNGSTGEWVSQSIEERKRLAEIAVEVAAGRAPVAVNVTAPTTQVAVRLARHAASAGAESVMAAVPVGARPTAREAENYFKEIFASTELPGWLYNFPQDSATRLSVSQIVNLAKIPTVVGVKQSTDSLPEFLETIAAVGDELRVFGHMLSRLGASLILGGYGGDGHFGSGMLLGSRQPDFFNHLQAGRVAEALEIADAVHTLNDTLRGSEDDYNWRYGGMQASLKAAMNILGQPGGYPRKPKLPVEDDASLDAIRQALVEAGALTHEPAA; from the coding sequence ATGGACCGCAATGACGTTCAATGGGCCGGCTACTGGAGCGCCCTTGTCACTCCCTTCACAGAGGAAGGGAAACTCGACGAGGAAGCCTTCGCACGGGTTACCGACATAACGGTCAGCCAGGGCGCACACGGAATCCTCGTCAATGGGAGCACGGGTGAATGGGTCAGCCAGAGCATTGAGGAACGTAAGCGTCTGGCCGAAATCGCCGTTGAAGTGGCAGCCGGGCGCGCACCAGTTGCCGTGAACGTCACCGCCCCTACCACCCAGGTCGCTGTGCGTTTGGCAAGGCACGCGGCCTCAGCCGGTGCGGAGTCGGTCATGGCGGCGGTTCCCGTCGGAGCCCGTCCCACGGCCAGGGAAGCCGAGAACTACTTCAAGGAGATCTTCGCGTCGACTGAACTGCCAGGCTGGCTTTACAACTTCCCGCAGGACTCCGCAACCCGACTCTCCGTTTCCCAGATCGTCAACCTGGCAAAGATCCCCACCGTCGTCGGCGTGAAACAGAGCACCGACAGTTTGCCGGAGTTCCTGGAGACCATCGCTGCTGTCGGAGATGAGCTGAGGGTCTTCGGCCACATGCTTTCACGGCTTGGCGCGTCCTTGATCCTGGGCGGCTACGGCGGTGACGGGCACTTCGGCTCGGGCATGCTCCTGGGCAGCAGGCAGCCGGACTTCTTCAACCACCTCCAAGCCGGGCGGGTGGCAGAGGCGCTCGAGATCGCCGATGCTGTCCATACCCTGAACGACACCCTGCGCGGCAGCGAGGATGACTACAACTGGCGCTATGGCGGAATGCAGGCCTCGCTCAAGGCTGCCATGAACATCCTCGGCCAGCCCGGCGGATACCCGCGGAAGCCGAAGCTCCCCGTTGAAGATGACGCTTCACTGGACGCCATCCGGCAGGCACTGGTGGAAGCGGGCGCCCTGACTCACGAGCCCGCGGCGTGA
- a CDS encoding MFS transporter codes for MKTLTENPVGTESSPRRNLKRVAAAAAVGNFVEWFDSAAYAVMSVTIAKLFFPDYSTTASLMAVWAIFAGGFIARPLGAAFFGRYGDRIGRNKMLGLCVLIMSAATFCIGILPTFAVIGVWAPILLFVFRAIQGFTTGGEYTGSSAFIVEYAPEGKRATYASIIPATVGLASVAGALLGAAITANLSTPDLQAWGWRIPFLLAAPLGLIGLYIRSRVDDTPIFRGLEQKGNVAKRPLGDAIRLCSRQIFTLFGYSITNAIAYYLMSSYMIAYMTSSLGYSSTESMITSVITMLVYTVACPFAARASDRFGRKPMLLAACLGFVVLTIPAFSIMPLGLGFAILGTSILGSLVAVIGTSNVPALVEMFPSSVRSSGSAIGYTLAYVLFGGTAPFVATGLVASFGTPLAPAFYLMAMAVVSAVVVKFSFRETKSLSLSRTTVL; via the coding sequence ATGAAAACACTGACCGAGAACCCGGTGGGAACTGAGTCCTCCCCGCGCCGGAACCTCAAGCGCGTAGCCGCCGCGGCGGCCGTCGGGAACTTTGTGGAATGGTTCGATTCCGCTGCATACGCCGTGATGTCCGTGACGATCGCTAAACTTTTCTTCCCCGACTACTCCACGACGGCCTCCCTGATGGCCGTGTGGGCCATCTTCGCCGGCGGCTTTATCGCCAGGCCGTTGGGGGCCGCCTTCTTCGGCCGCTACGGCGACAGAATCGGCCGCAACAAAATGCTCGGTTTGTGCGTCCTGATCATGAGTGCGGCCACGTTCTGCATCGGCATCCTGCCCACGTTCGCCGTGATCGGCGTCTGGGCGCCGATCCTACTGTTTGTGTTCCGCGCCATCCAGGGCTTCACCACCGGCGGAGAATATACCGGTTCCTCCGCGTTCATTGTCGAATACGCCCCGGAAGGAAAGCGCGCCACCTACGCCAGCATCATCCCCGCCACTGTAGGACTGGCTTCTGTGGCCGGCGCACTGCTGGGCGCGGCCATTACGGCCAACCTCAGCACGCCGGACCTCCAAGCCTGGGGCTGGCGCATCCCGTTCCTGCTCGCCGCCCCGCTTGGCCTGATCGGCCTCTACATCCGGTCACGGGTGGACGATACTCCCATCTTCCGCGGGCTTGAACAGAAGGGGAATGTGGCCAAGCGCCCGCTCGGAGATGCCATCAGGCTGTGCTCCCGGCAGATCTTCACCCTGTTTGGCTACAGCATCACGAACGCGATCGCCTACTACCTCATGAGTAGCTACATGATCGCGTACATGACCTCCAGCTTGGGCTACTCCAGCACGGAATCGATGATCACCAGCGTTATCACCATGCTGGTTTACACAGTGGCCTGTCCGTTTGCCGCACGGGCCAGCGACCGGTTCGGACGCAAACCCATGCTGCTGGCGGCCTGCCTCGGCTTTGTCGTGCTGACCATTCCGGCATTCTCCATCATGCCTCTGGGCCTTGGTTTCGCAATCCTGGGAACCAGCATCCTGGGATCGCTGGTGGCCGTGATCGGAACATCCAACGTTCCGGCCCTCGTGGAGATGTTCCCCAGCTCGGTTCGCTCCTCTGGATCCGCCATCGGCTACACCCTCGCCTACGTCCTGTTCGGCGGCACGGCACCGTTCGTTGCCACAGGCCTCGTGGCCAGCTTCGGAACCCCGCTGGCCCCTGCCTTCTACCTGATGGCCATGGCGGTAGTCTCCGCCGTCGTCGTCAAGTTCTCCTTCCGCGAAACCAAGTCACTGTCCCTTTCACGGACAACTGTCCTCTAA
- a CDS encoding Asp23/Gls24 family envelope stress response protein — protein MEYQNSQPRAGSVPELPTAAPTGGGRTVISEAAVAKVAGIAARSVPGVYSLGSGPSRALGAIRDAVGGADHAAGVRAEVGETQVAVDIDLVAVYGTPLHALADQIRAAVYTAVEELVGLQVIEVNIEIHDVFLPGPVKPPVAGEARPMREAIQ, from the coding sequence GTGGAATACCAGAATTCCCAGCCCAGGGCGGGCTCCGTGCCCGAGCTGCCCACAGCCGCACCAACTGGTGGGGGCCGGACCGTCATTTCCGAGGCCGCCGTCGCGAAGGTCGCGGGAATCGCTGCCCGCTCGGTTCCCGGCGTCTATTCCCTTGGATCAGGACCGTCCCGCGCCCTCGGGGCGATCCGCGACGCGGTCGGCGGGGCGGACCACGCCGCCGGTGTGCGGGCCGAAGTAGGCGAAACCCAGGTGGCCGTCGATATTGACCTCGTGGCGGTCTACGGCACACCGCTTCATGCCCTGGCGGACCAAATCCGCGCTGCCGTCTACACGGCGGTTGAGGAGCTTGTCGGGCTGCAGGTCATTGAGGTCAACATCGAGATCCATGACGTGTTCCTGCCCGGCCCGGTGAAGCCCCCCGTTGCCGGTGAGGCCAGGCCCATGAGGGAGGCAATCCAATGA
- a CDS encoding LysR substrate-binding domain-containing protein: MDLHHLKYFVVLSEELHFGRAAQRLHMAQPPLSQRIKDLEKELGVQLFHRRRTGVELSEPGALLLEHARNVLENVAMAQESIRRIRPGASGVLQVAVPPDTNPRSLKVMVESFASAVPDVLLNLHELTTMEQVERLRDGELDVAVVRHPLSSVGFESGPVSSNALGVVLNASHPLASQSSIRLRDLQGNPLIIFPRLMAPPLYDHFLHTCRDAGYLPSAIVHARSQHFTHGLILAGRGVHFNESPWTELPDGIVWRPLEGDPLAWQTSAIWLKSRRSAETDAFAEAVTAGLHAGKP, translated from the coding sequence ATGGACCTTCACCATCTCAAGTATTTTGTGGTGCTCAGCGAGGAGCTCCATTTCGGCCGGGCGGCGCAGCGGCTGCACATGGCCCAGCCACCACTGTCGCAGCGAATCAAGGACCTTGAAAAGGAACTGGGAGTCCAACTGTTCCACCGCCGGCGGACGGGCGTGGAACTTTCGGAACCGGGTGCGCTACTCCTGGAACACGCACGGAACGTGCTCGAGAACGTCGCGATGGCGCAGGAATCGATCCGGCGGATCCGTCCCGGTGCTTCCGGTGTTCTGCAGGTAGCCGTGCCGCCGGACACTAACCCCAGATCGCTGAAGGTGATGGTGGAATCTTTCGCCTCCGCTGTACCTGACGTGCTATTGAATCTCCACGAACTCACCACCATGGAGCAAGTGGAAAGATTGCGCGACGGCGAACTGGATGTGGCCGTGGTGCGCCACCCGTTGAGCAGCGTCGGCTTCGAATCGGGGCCGGTATCCTCAAACGCCCTAGGGGTGGTCCTCAACGCCTCGCACCCGTTGGCATCACAATCTTCGATCCGGTTACGGGACCTCCAGGGCAACCCGCTGATCATCTTTCCGCGACTCATGGCCCCGCCACTTTATGACCATTTCCTGCATACATGCAGGGACGCGGGCTACCTGCCGTCCGCCATTGTGCACGCGCGCAGCCAGCACTTCACCCACGGACTGATCCTCGCGGGACGCGGAGTGCACTTCAACGAGAGCCCTTGGACCGAGCTGCCCGACGGCATCGTATGGCGGCCTTTGGAAGGTGACCCATTGGCATGGCAGACGTCGGCCATCTGGCTCAAGAGCCGACGCTCAGCCGAGACGGACGCATTCGCGGAAGCCGTCACCGCAGGGCTCCACGCAGGAAAGCCATGA
- a CDS encoding DUF4386 domain-containing protein produces MVGDAAHGILMFPVLKQHNERMAIGYLSFRIMDATFIAIMGLLILAQIPIGRLSTQAEASEALHLQGLSTVFMQTHLYAYSIAMLTLGIAGLLVCYVFYRTGLLPRPLAVWGLAGYAVILCGSVLEVFGFDLLSIHAIPGGLWEVFVGVWLIVKGFTPITGPSASPTSSTTPDPMPLPAPN; encoded by the coding sequence GTGGTCGGCGACGCCGCTCACGGGATCCTGATGTTCCCTGTCCTGAAGCAGCACAACGAGCGCATGGCCATCGGCTACCTGAGCTTCAGGATCATGGATGCCACCTTCATTGCCATCATGGGCCTTTTGATCCTTGCCCAGATTCCCATCGGCAGATTAAGCACACAGGCAGAAGCATCCGAGGCGCTCCACCTGCAAGGCCTGAGCACGGTCTTCATGCAGACACACCTTTATGCGTACAGCATCGCCATGCTTACCCTGGGCATAGCCGGCCTGCTTGTGTGTTATGTCTTCTACAGGACGGGCCTGCTTCCACGGCCGTTGGCCGTCTGGGGCCTCGCCGGGTACGCGGTCATTCTGTGCGGGTCCGTGCTGGAAGTCTTCGGGTTCGATCTGCTGTCGATCCACGCGATTCCGGGCGGCCTCTGGGAGGTGTTCGTCGGCGTATGGCTGATCGTCAAGGGCTTCACCCCCATAACCGGCCCTTCCGCATCGCCCACGTCCTCCACGACACCCGACCCGATGCCGCTCCCCGCGCCCAACTGA
- a CDS encoding ABC transporter substrate-binding protein: MKRKLSILLATTMMLFLAACGSTTPSDSGAAAPKDVIKIGWVPCLCWTSWASVPAALGSSDLKVELVPFKSSNDVIVGLSSGSIDMGTAGYNNAASLLVKQELQAKYVSGISANGSVFIASPKSGIDSWADLKGKKIGTVRGSTQYVNLVTGMKAQGLDLNKDSEFVNFQNFNDLNLALQRADVDAMTTFPPNSGIAVSGGYGVEVPAINETLYDGSFYVASGVLATDKLIDSRPDDVQKIVDTLYAQGEKLNGDKNLWVDTFAKFATSTEPAALLAALNAGQTKWDPQLNEDQLNKVASTLAELKEIPRDTSVELTAMLDYSFLEKASGKTAAALGRK; encoded by the coding sequence ATGAAGCGCAAGCTTTCCATTCTGCTGGCCACAACAATGATGTTGTTCCTGGCCGCATGCGGATCCACCACCCCATCAGACTCGGGCGCGGCGGCACCCAAAGACGTGATCAAAATCGGGTGGGTACCGTGCCTCTGCTGGACCAGCTGGGCTTCGGTGCCGGCGGCGCTGGGATCATCCGATCTCAAGGTGGAACTGGTTCCTTTCAAGAGCAGCAACGACGTGATCGTCGGACTCTCCTCCGGTTCCATCGACATGGGCACGGCCGGTTACAACAACGCGGCATCCCTTCTGGTCAAGCAGGAGCTGCAGGCCAAGTACGTCTCCGGGATCAGCGCCAACGGTTCTGTGTTCATTGCGTCGCCAAAGAGCGGCATCGATTCCTGGGCGGATCTCAAGGGCAAGAAGATCGGCACGGTCCGTGGATCCACCCAGTACGTCAATCTGGTGACAGGCATGAAGGCCCAGGGTCTGGACCTCAACAAGGACTCTGAATTCGTCAACTTCCAGAACTTCAATGATCTCAACCTCGCCCTTCAGCGCGCGGACGTCGATGCCATGACCACCTTCCCGCCGAACTCCGGCATAGCTGTCTCTGGCGGCTACGGCGTTGAGGTTCCGGCCATCAACGAGACGCTCTACGACGGTTCCTTCTACGTCGCAAGTGGCGTCCTCGCTACCGACAAACTCATTGATAGCCGTCCGGACGATGTACAGAAGATCGTCGATACCCTCTACGCGCAGGGTGAGAAGCTCAACGGCGACAAGAATCTCTGGGTGGACACCTTCGCCAAATTCGCCACCAGCACCGAACCTGCGGCACTCCTCGCAGCACTCAACGCCGGACAGACCAAGTGGGACCCGCAGCTGAACGAGGACCAGCTCAACAAGGTTGCCTCAACTCTGGCCGAGCTAAAGGAAATTCCCCGCGACACTAGCGTGGAGTTGACGGCAATGCTTGATTACAGCTTCCTCGAAAAGGCATCCGGCAAGACCGCGGCCGCCCTCGGTCGGAAGTGA
- a CDS encoding IS481 family transposase encodes MSHPNAFLARRGRIELAKCIVEDGWPLRRAAERFQVSVPTAARWASRYRELGEDGMEDLSSRPSRSPRRTPARRERRIIALRVNRRWGPARIGYLLGIHPSTVHKVLSRYRLARLSWLDRATGRVIRRYEHQNPGDMVHVDIKKLGRIPDGGGHRVTGRAAGNRNKTGTNANRRPGYAYLHNAVDDHSRFAYTEILSDEKKETAAGFWERANAAFNAAGITVSRVLTDNGSCYRSRVFAQALGADIKHKRTRPYRPQTNGKVERFNRTMLDEWAYAKPYASEAERVAAFPAWLHHYNHNRGHTSLKGQPPASRVTNLRG; translated from the coding sequence ATGTCCCACCCTAATGCTTTTCTCGCCCGCAGGGGACGGATCGAGCTGGCAAAGTGCATTGTCGAGGACGGCTGGCCGTTACGTCGGGCTGCAGAACGTTTTCAGGTCTCCGTCCCGACCGCGGCGCGCTGGGCCAGCCGCTACCGGGAGCTGGGCGAAGACGGCATGGAGGACCTCTCCAGCCGGCCGTCCCGGTCCCCGCGCCGCACTCCTGCCCGGCGGGAACGACGAATCATCGCGCTGCGGGTCAACCGCCGCTGGGGGCCGGCGAGGATCGGTTACCTGCTCGGTATCCACCCGTCCACCGTGCACAAGGTCCTCTCCCGGTACCGGCTTGCCAGGCTGTCGTGGCTGGACCGGGCCACGGGCAGGGTGATCCGCCGCTACGAGCACCAGAACCCCGGGGACATGGTCCACGTGGACATCAAGAAACTCGGCCGGATTCCTGACGGCGGCGGACACCGCGTGACCGGCCGGGCCGCGGGGAACCGGAACAAGACCGGCACAAACGCCAACCGCAGGCCCGGCTACGCTTACCTGCATAACGCAGTCGATGACCACTCCCGCTTTGCCTACACCGAGATCCTCTCTGACGAGAAGAAAGAAACCGCCGCCGGCTTCTGGGAACGGGCAAACGCTGCCTTCAACGCCGCCGGGATCACGGTGAGCCGGGTCTTGACAGATAACGGCTCCTGCTACCGCTCCCGCGTCTTCGCCCAGGCTCTCGGTGCGGACATCAAGCACAAACGCACGCGCCCCTATCGCCCCCAGACCAACGGAAAGGTTGAGCGGTTCAACCGCACCATGCTCGACGAATGGGCCTACGCGAAGCCCTACGCATCAGAGGCCGAGCGTGTTGCCGCTTTCCCCGCCTGGTTGCACCACTACAATCACAACCGAGGCCACACCTCACTCAAGGGTCAACCACCCGCCAGCCGTGTCACCAACCTCCGTGGGTAA
- a CDS encoding acyl-CoA synthetase: MITTPSLVEDHYAKMLASHNWEVPEVYNMAVDVADRHPRHKRALILESTIEGRRDVNWGEIQDRSRQIAATLQDAGIKKGDRVAVLLPQRADTPAVYLGVLRTGAILVTMSLLWAPEPIRFRLGDSGATVIIAEEASKDLFAGYTGAFIDVDSPAIAERPAVFQDVPTKADDPALIFYTSGTTGRAKGIVHAHRTLLGHNEFDYCHALGDGDVFYGAGDWAWSLAKLMGPLRAGATHLVFRPAGGFDPAALLDSLQRNKVTSALVNPTFLRKMREDVPDAGTRFPLSLRTVCSSNEPLTPDLIDWFRVQFGTTLLDYYGSTESYPLLGNFPDVPVKSGSMGRPLPGWEVRLLDEGENEVPVGATGEICLRARSNPQYPLGYWNMPEASVAAFGGNWYHTKDQAYADDDGYFWFLGRIDDVIKTSGYRVGPYELEAVIRELDPVKDVSVTGVPDELRGQSIKAWVELMPGHSGDAQLNKSIVAHVKENFSRFAYPRYIEYVTALPKSATGKVQRAELRALPDPAPSDRNEGLAS; encoded by the coding sequence ATGATCACAACACCATCTCTGGTCGAAGATCACTACGCCAAGATGCTCGCCTCCCACAACTGGGAGGTCCCCGAGGTCTATAACATGGCCGTGGACGTGGCGGACCGCCACCCGCGTCACAAGCGTGCCCTGATCCTTGAGTCCACGATTGAGGGACGCCGGGACGTCAACTGGGGCGAAATCCAGGACCGCTCCCGCCAGATCGCAGCCACCCTGCAGGATGCCGGCATCAAAAAGGGCGACCGCGTTGCCGTCCTGCTTCCGCAACGCGCCGACACTCCCGCCGTCTACCTCGGCGTGCTGAGGACCGGGGCCATCCTGGTCACCATGTCGCTCCTCTGGGCCCCGGAACCCATACGTTTCCGATTGGGAGACAGCGGCGCCACTGTGATCATCGCCGAAGAGGCCAGCAAGGACCTGTTTGCCGGGTACACCGGGGCCTTCATCGACGTCGACAGCCCCGCCATCGCCGAGCGTCCCGCAGTGTTCCAGGACGTCCCTACCAAGGCCGATGACCCAGCCCTCATCTTCTACACCTCCGGTACCACCGGCCGCGCCAAGGGAATAGTCCATGCGCACCGCACCCTCCTGGGCCACAACGAGTTCGATTACTGCCATGCTCTCGGCGACGGTGATGTGTTCTACGGCGCGGGTGACTGGGCTTGGTCCCTGGCCAAGCTCATGGGTCCGCTGCGGGCCGGCGCAACGCACCTTGTGTTCCGTCCGGCCGGCGGCTTCGATCCCGCAGCCCTGCTGGACAGCCTGCAACGGAACAAGGTCACCAGTGCCCTGGTCAACCCCACCTTCCTGCGGAAAATGCGGGAGGACGTTCCCGACGCCGGCACCCGCTTCCCGCTGTCTTTGCGTACGGTCTGCTCCTCCAACGAGCCGCTGACACCTGACCTCATTGACTGGTTCCGGGTCCAGTTCGGAACCACCCTGCTCGACTACTACGGATCCACCGAGTCCTACCCCTTGCTGGGCAACTTCCCTGACGTCCCCGTGAAGTCCGGCTCGATGGGACGCCCGCTCCCCGGCTGGGAGGTCCGGCTTTTGGATGAAGGAGAAAACGAAGTTCCCGTGGGCGCCACCGGCGAGATCTGCCTCCGGGCCCGTTCCAACCCCCAGTACCCGTTGGGATACTGGAACATGCCCGAAGCGTCGGTGGCCGCATTCGGCGGTAACTGGTACCACACAAAGGACCAGGCCTACGCTGATGACGACGGGTACTTCTGGTTCCTGGGACGGATCGACGATGTGATCAAGACGTCCGGTTACCGGGTAGGACCCTACGAACTGGAAGCTGTCATCAGGGAACTTGACCCCGTCAAAGACGTTTCAGTGACGGGCGTTCCGGATGAGCTCCGCGGCCAATCCATCAAAGCATGGGTGGAACTGATGCCGGGCCACAGCGGCGACGCCCAACTGAACAAGTCGATCGTTGCCCACGTTAAGGAGAACTTCTCCCGCTTCGCTTATCCGCGCTACATCGAGTACGTCACCGCGCTGCCGAAATCGGCAACAGGAAAAGTTCAGCGGGCAGAGCTTCGTGCACTTCCCGACCCAGCACCGTCAGACCGCAATGAAGGACTAGCCTCATGA
- a CDS encoding ABC transporter permease — translation MTITNSVKETHAGPSPRPQAGRPRKVQSRKTWESVLRIVICLAVPLTFLVSWEWAGQAKALANGLFPPISTGFFALIDWVFNGSAENGLVPQSIYSGTWVEHVGASIARILAGFGIGAALAVTLGISGGVSSLVRGAVDPMISSIRPISITAWVPLTLVIFGIGNSPAIFLTALASFFPIYVNTLDGARSVSLQLIRAAEMLGANRREVIIRVVLPAALPSIVTGLRVAIAIAWTTVVIAEMLGAKSGLGYVLIDSYNQFRFDYVIAGMISLGAMGFLTEKGLKLLFAHPLRWVSKSAR, via the coding sequence ATGACCATCACAAACAGCGTCAAGGAGACGCACGCAGGGCCTTCCCCCAGGCCGCAGGCCGGACGCCCGCGCAAAGTGCAAAGCAGAAAAACGTGGGAATCCGTCCTGCGGATCGTGATCTGCCTCGCCGTTCCCTTAACCTTCCTCGTGTCTTGGGAATGGGCAGGCCAAGCTAAAGCTTTGGCCAATGGATTGTTCCCGCCGATCTCCACCGGTTTCTTCGCCTTGATCGACTGGGTCTTCAACGGCTCCGCGGAAAACGGACTGGTCCCCCAATCGATCTACTCGGGCACCTGGGTTGAACATGTGGGTGCCAGCATCGCCCGAATCCTTGCCGGCTTTGGAATCGGTGCGGCCCTCGCCGTTACGCTGGGAATCTCGGGAGGCGTGTCCTCGCTGGTTCGCGGCGCCGTTGACCCAATGATCAGTTCCATCCGCCCCATCTCCATCACGGCATGGGTTCCTTTGACCCTGGTGATCTTCGGCATCGGCAATAGCCCGGCCATCTTCCTGACAGCCCTCGCCAGCTTTTTCCCCATCTACGTCAACACTCTGGACGGAGCACGATCCGTCTCCCTCCAACTCATCAGGGCTGCCGAGATGCTGGGCGCAAACCGGAGGGAAGTCATTATCCGGGTGGTCCTCCCCGCAGCGCTTCCGTCCATCGTGACCGGGCTCCGTGTTGCAATCGCCATCGCCTGGACCACGGTGGTCATAGCCGAAATGTTGGGGGCGAAATCAGGACTGGGTTACGTCCTGATCGATTCCTATAACCAGTTCCGCTTCGACTATGTCATCGCCGGCATGATCAGCCTTGGTGCCATGGGCTTCCTGACGGAAAAGGGACTGAAGCTGCTGTTCGCCCATCCGCTCCGCTGGGTCAGCAAGTCTGCCCGATAG
- a CDS encoding enoyl-CoA hydratase/isomerase family protein yields MSQDVIFTQTDSTAIVTLNRPDKLNAWTESMRNELIAHLEGLKGNTEIRCVILTGSGRAFCAGQDLAETASMDPEDHAAAEAWIDGFDRLYRAVRNLDQITIAAVNGVAAGSGFQYSLLADLRVGDSKVRMGQPEVLSGIPSITGIWAMWSILGKSKTSQFVLTGELVDAAEAQRLGLLNYLADDGGVLDYAKELASRLSLLPPGAVRLTKNRLRSLEEDDLSDAMAEAKRVHREAYGTGEPQREMARFLAGRGR; encoded by the coding sequence GTGTCCCAGGATGTCATCTTCACCCAGACCGATTCGACCGCCATCGTCACTCTTAACCGCCCGGACAAACTCAACGCCTGGACCGAATCCATGCGCAACGAACTCATCGCCCACCTCGAAGGGCTCAAGGGCAATACGGAGATCCGCTGCGTCATCCTCACGGGCAGCGGTCGGGCCTTCTGCGCCGGGCAGGATCTCGCCGAGACCGCGTCCATGGACCCGGAAGACCACGCGGCCGCCGAGGCCTGGATCGATGGTTTCGACCGCCTCTACCGTGCGGTCCGTAACCTGGACCAAATCACCATTGCCGCAGTCAATGGAGTCGCGGCCGGCTCCGGTTTCCAGTACTCGCTCCTCGCTGACCTCCGCGTAGGAGATTCGAAAGTACGTATGGGCCAGCCCGAGGTACTTTCCGGCATCCCCAGCATCACCGGGATCTGGGCCATGTGGAGCATCCTGGGTAAATCCAAGACCTCCCAGTTTGTCCTCACCGGCGAACTCGTGGACGCAGCCGAGGCCCAGCGGCTGGGACTGTTGAACTATCTGGCGGACGACGGCGGGGTGCTGGACTACGCGAAGGAACTCGCTTCCCGTCTCAGCCTGCTTCCCCCGGGCGCCGTGCGCCTGACCAAGAACCGCCTCCGCAGCCTCGAGGAGGACGACCTCAGCGATGCCATGGCCGAAGCTAAGCGGGTCCATCGCGAGGCATACGGGACGGGCGAACCGCAGCGCGAAATGGCCCGCTTCCTCGCGGGCCGCGGACGCTAA